One segment of [Limnothrix rosea] IAM M-220 DNA contains the following:
- a CDS encoding ABC transporter permease: protein MIRFILKKLAIAVPTLLAISFVIFTILALAPGDPMSEFATNPAITPEVREAIRRSLGLDQPFYIRYVKWLWALCQGDLGYSFTSRSPVLGLILQRLPTTLWVVGISYAVSAAIAFPLGIISAMRRNSLLDQLATTFAFLGYSLPTFFTGLLFIIIFSVWLKWLPFIYNSTLEITNLQTLWQQIQQSMMPIVVLALYQSAVLTRFIRNAILEELPQDYIRTAYAKGLTEFAVLRKHILRNALIPVVTLMAIDMPSIFTGALITEQIFRVPGIGALLIESINRNDTPVIMGITIIYAFLVVIFNGIADLSYALLDPRVSR from the coding sequence ATGATTCGTTTTATTTTGAAAAAACTGGCGATCGCCGTCCCGACGTTACTAGCCATTAGCTTTGTGATTTTCACCATTTTGGCCTTAGCGCCCGGTGACCCGATGAGTGAATTTGCCACAAATCCGGCCATCACCCCAGAGGTGCGGGAAGCGATTCGGCGATCGCTGGGTTTAGATCAGCCCTTTTATATTCGGTATGTGAAATGGCTCTGGGCGTTATGCCAAGGAGATCTCGGCTATTCCTTTACCAGTCGTAGCCCCGTGTTGGGTTTAATTTTGCAACGTTTGCCCACTACGCTCTGGGTGGTGGGGATTTCCTACGCGGTCAGTGCGGCGATCGCCTTTCCCTTGGGGATTATCTCAGCCATGCGCCGCAACTCTCTACTGGATCAACTGGCGACAACCTTTGCCTTTCTGGGCTATTCTCTGCCGACATTTTTTACCGGACTATTATTCATCATTATTTTTAGTGTGTGGCTGAAATGGTTGCCCTTTATTTATAACAGCACATTAGAAATCACGAATTTACAAACCCTATGGCAGCAGATCCAGCAGTCGATGATGCCCATTGTTGTGTTGGCGTTGTACCAGTCGGCCGTTTTGACGCGCTTCATTCGCAATGCCATCCTCGAAGAATTACCCCAAGACTATATCCGCACCGCCTACGCCAAGGGTTTAACAGAATTTGCTGTCCTCAGAAAACACATTCTCCGCAATGCTTTAATTCCCGTGGTCACATTAATGGCCATTGATATGCCCTCAATTTTTACGGGGGCGTTAATTACCGAACAAATTTTTCGGGTTCCGGGTATTGGCGCTCTGTTAATTGAGTCAATTAACCGCAATGACACGCCTGTGATTATGGGTATTACGATTATCTATGCGTTTTTGGTGGTGATTTTTAATGGGATCGCTGACCTCAGCTATGCTCTCCTTGACCCCCGTGTTTCTCGCTGA